Genomic segment of Triticum aestivum cultivar Chinese Spring chromosome 6A, IWGSC CS RefSeq v2.1, whole genome shotgun sequence:
TTGGGTCACCCTGCCTCAGGCCTTTATGCGTTTGAAAATAATGGCCAATATCATCATTAACCTTTATTCCAACACTGCCTTTCTGGACAAAAGAATCCACCTAATTCGTCTAGGACTCATTGAAACCTTTCATGCGCATAGCTTGCTGTAAAAAAGGCCACTTGACCTTATCgtacgccttctcaaaatccactttaaatATCACTCCATCGAGTTTCTTCGAGTGGATTTCATGTAAGGTTTCATGTAAGACAACTACCCCTTCTAGTATGTGTCTTCCAGGCATAAAGGCAGTTTGACTTGGTTGCACCACCGAGTGTGCCACCTTTGTCAGTCTGTTGGTGGCTACTTTCGTAAAGATTTTGAAACTGACATTCAATAAACATATGGGTCTGAATTGTTCGATGCGGATAGCCTCCTCCTTTTTAGGTAGAAGAGTGATCGTGCCAAAATTCAAATGAAACAGTTGAAGATGCCCATTAAAaagatcatgaaacataggcataagatcatctttcacaatatgccaacatttcttataaaatTCTGCCGggaacccatctggtcccggtgccTTGTTTGGTTTCATTTGATCTATCGCCTCGAACACCTCCTTCTCAGTGAAAGGAGCAGACAGGATCTCATTCTCCTCTAACTGCAACTGAGGGATATCTGCCCGTACACTCTCATCTAGAGTCACGGTGTTATCTTTCGGAGGaccaaacaactgcttgtaataGTTGGAGATATAAAGCTTCAAATTCTCGTGTCCAACAACCGTTTCCTCATCATGTTCTAGCTGAATGATTGTTTTCCTCCTATGCTTGCCATTCGCAATCATATGAAAAAATTATGTATTGTCATCCCCTTTTACCATCTTAAGAACTTTGGCACGCAATGCCCACTTCATTTCTTCTTCTCTAAGTAACGAATGTAATTCGGCCTCGGCTTCCGACTTGCAAGCTTGCTCAGTCGGGTCCAGCAAATTCGTTTCCGCCCGTATATCTAGCGTCTGAATTAACTGGAGCAGCCTCTCCTTCTCTTTTTTTCCTCCTGAATTAACTGGAGCACGCAATGCCCGACCGTTAGTTGGCCGTTACTTGGCGACGATGAGCGTATTCAGGACCTCCATGACGGTGACAAGAACATTGGGGGCACTGAATCGACCAACACAAACGAACAAAATGGAAAAGGATGGCTCACATTCTGTGGATATTGGTTCAAGGGTTGACATGTTTTCTCCGGTGGCCATCCCCATCAAGGAAAGATTCTCTCCTACTACCAGGTCGTACCTTTCTCCGGAGGTTGTTAGCCAATGGAACATGGCTGCCATCTTACCGCGGTGATGAAATGAACATGGACCCCAGCCTGTTCTTTTCCACCCAAACAGGATTGCGCTTCTTCTATTTTATGTTAATATCGCGGTGCTTGCTTTCTTTTCATGTATCCAGCCTCGCTAACGAGTTAGCACAGATGAACAAGGGCTGTCTAATTCAAAACTTCGGTTTACCAACAGATGAATGAAACTATTTTTCCTTTCACTACTACATACATATGCAGGCGTTAGCACAATAAAATTCACAACTCCATGATTTTGTTTATGCCATAACTGCTCTCTGCTTGATGAGTTTGGAGCACAGTAATGTTTCACCAGTTTCAAAATCTTAAAGAAATATGGTTTAGTTTGGCATAAATTATGTGTTAGCGACTACCATCAAATGGGGATATAAGTGCAGAACTATCTACTCAAGAATAAGGGAAGAGTTTCGTACAAAAAATgaataggagaagaagaagaagaagaagtgaaaGATAAAGCTATCATGAAGAGAAAATATCTTTTGGAACCTGTTCTTGCCATCCTCCCCTTCCCGGAACTTCAGGAACTCCaggaacttcttaggttgcatcgAAGGTGGAAGAAGCAACAGCATAATATGATCGAGGTAACCTAAGAAGTTCCTGGTGTGCTATTATGATCGAGGTAATCATCAACTCCAGGAACTCGAAAAGGAACCCAATGAAATGAATCGAATGGAGAATAGCACACCAGTTCGCATGCCACTCTTACCCTGATTAACTCGATCATAAGCGCTGTGCAAAGATCGACTTGCCCCTGCACAAACATCAAATTAGGATAGTTAACAGAAAGCACCCCTGGAGATATTCTATAGGTTGATAGGCTCCACCAAGAACTTCAAATATACTTGCGCACCGACAAGAGGCAGGAACATACCCCTACTGCACATTATTCTTCGTTAGAAATTCCGATGAGGCGATGCACGAACCACCAGAGGTGACATAAAAACATGCCACCTTTTGACCTGATGCGCAGTAGTACCACACTGAATTGATCAATGATCATCACAGTTAGATAAATCCCAACTGGAGCAGTCTCTTGTGAACAACCTCTTGATTGTGTGCTACAAGTCTACAAGTGTCCTGATGCTAAAACAGAGTTCAAAACTGAGCAGAGTAAGTGCTGCTTCATGGTTAGTTAACATAATTGACGGCGCAATGTTTCCATTACCACCCCCGAGTAACAAGTGAACTTACTATATGAAAATTACCGTAGAAGAATTGTTCTATAGTTCCGGGCTTAAAAAAAAGCATTTTTCTGCTACTATGTTAAGCTCTAGAGCAGAGCTGCATGACATTGTTCTAATGTTAAGTTTCAACGTAGCATCAATATTTCAACAAAAAGATTTTGGTCGGGTCTCACCAAAAAAATACTATATAGCATGCTGTGCTAGCAGTTTATAGACGTTCCTTCCAAAATTAGGGTTGATGGATACAGTAGGACTAGCCGGACAACTATTGCTCCATCGCACGAAGAGCTGCCTTTCTGCATGCCATGTGACTTGTGTTCTGTGATGTGTATTAATACCCTGAACTTTTGCGCCTTCTTCCTTTTGTGAAAATGATGTGTAGAAAGAAGAAGCCCTCATTTCTGGACATGCAACCTGATGGCTCAGTGTTTGGAGGCGATTGCTGGGGAGGCTCAGTGGATGTATCTCGGCAGGTAAGTAGCCAGGTAGGCACGTACAACTTCGTGTGGATGCCAAGGACCGAGGCCTGATGACTGAAAGTGAAACATTCATCATATAATGTGATGGCATTTCGCATCGGCTTCTGTTGTGGGACGATATTTGATGTCCATTTCCATTCGTTTATCGATTTTGGCGGTGCCATCAGAAGTGGCCAGATTGTCTGGGGCCTGTTTGGAACATAATAATTTCACAGGAGACACAAAAAGCCCTCCAAAATCCGCACGCAAATCATTCATTCCCTATAAGAGGTCTAAGGCTACCAGATCAATGATTTCGCAATTTGGATGGACAAAGGAAACTGTGGTACAGTTACCTTACAATTATTTGTTGTTGATGTTTGAAAAGACTTTTGTTATCGATATGACTTCTATTAAGAACCTAATGTGCGAGCATGTCCTAAATGGATTCGAAAGTGAAAAGTGGACACAAATCTAAAGTTTCCTAGTCTCCTAGATAGTGTAGAATCTACTGAATAATGAACAGGCTGCAGACTCCTCGTGAATAAGTGTCCTGAAGTTGTCCCACCATTTCTCGGTCTGAATCTGGAAAGAGCCCTTTTTCCTGCCAAGCCAGTACTTATCATGCCAGGTGATCATCTCAGGTCTCCCATGCCATGATAAAGTACCCCTTTTGTCTTTGAATTTTCCTTGGCCTAATTATTCCAGTTACTTGGGTGCCACAGGAAATCATAATGATATACTTCTAATTATCATGTATGTACCCCCTCGCATCGCCACAGGAACTCCCTCTCTTGATGCACCGTACGTATACATGGCAAGGCTGCGTGCCGATCCAGTCAGCGATGAGATCGGAGTGCAGGGAGTTCTAATGAAAACCGTGCCGACTTAGGTcatggaggacgacgacgacgtctCCGATGTCGTTTCCTTGTTAAGACATCGTCGTTGCAGGTTGCGTCACCACACTCGGGATGTTTCGGGGGAAACCTTAGATCTGGGTCTCCCGAATCAGATGATGACGACATCTATCTTCGATACAAtgctccctcctgggggcatcattttggagcaGGTGTTGGCTAAAGGGAACAATAGGTGGAGCAGTGTTGCATCTTCAACATTAACGACAGGCGGTCTCGGTGACATAGCGCAATTGGGTCTCGATGCTGGACGCGTGTTGATGGGCGCGCGCAAGAGGGTGGCACTGTCTGGCGCCATGGTGGTGTCGACAGCAGAAGGGTTTGGCAAGGTCAGTGCATGGGTCACTCCTGAAGATGGAACGGCGGAAGATGGCAGCGACAGAGTATAAAGCGTGCGCATGTGGTGCGTGTTGTGGGTCTGCTAGACCGGTTGGTGCTCCTGGCTAGCCGGCGGGTGGCTTGGTTTGCCCACCGAATTACTTGATCTGCGTTGGCGCGAGGTCAAGGCACATCATCAAgcttgggtgccatgggcattaAGTGACATAGGAGTAGTCGCCCACTGGGTAAAAAAAATGCTTATGATCTCACAATGCTTCTTTTAGGGTATGATCTCACGATGTAATTGTCACTCTTATGATACTTTGGTAAACAGATTCAAATGATTTAATTGACTACAATGGTTGGTCATCTTTTGGTTTTTTATTTACCAGAAATTATAAGTTTATTTGCAGTATGTACGTAGAATCCAAGCATCAGCCTCCTTGTAAGCACAACAATGTAGATGAAAGACAGAAAAACTCTGATGAATGTTTTCTTTCCTATGTAATAATCCGATACACCATGAACGTGAGAAACAAACGTTTCTTAAAGACACTGACTAAAACAGTGGAGGTTTGATAGCAAGGCCATGAACAAAACAACAGCGAGTTGTTTTATAGCACACACCTTAACTAATTATCTTTTCAGAGAGCAGGGAAGCTTGCCAAATCTGTGTTGATTACCCCAGCATCTTCAGCTCATGAATACGTAACCAGTCGTCTCAACTTGCAGCGAAGTCACAGACCACGAGTCTAATACATTTGGCACTTTGTGACCTGGTAAATTGCGAAATAATCCATCACTGCCTTGAGTATTTAATAACATATACAGCAGGATGATCGATGGTTCAGTTCAGATTAAAATTATTTACTTACCCTCTGCATAATGGTTGATTGTCTTGTTCTATAAGCAGGGAAACTTGGGGTTCAAGTTCCAGGCTTCCAACCCATCGGTGGTTTCTTGGCATACAGGGAAACTTGTGTTCCAAGTTCTAGGCTTCCAACCAATCGGTGGTTTTCTGAATTTAGTATCTCATTGGCATGCTGCAAACTGATGTAGTGTCATATGTCAACAGATTTTAATTAAAAAAAATGTCTGGATGGAAGTTTCAGGGACACTTCCCTGAAACCTCCAAACTCAGTATTAATTTATCCATGTGGTATACCATCAGAATGGGACTTCTCAGCTATATAACATCATTGAACGCTGGAGCGCCTCCTATTTCTGTGCATCCATTTGTTCAAGACATACGAGCTTGTTAAGTTCTAGCTTTACTTGTTGTAGAATAAGTACCAGAGAAATGGAGCCgcaggaaggaaggaaagggatACCATCTCTGCTGTCCTCGCAGGGGGAGTGCATCGCCACCAACATCACGCAGGTGCCTACTTTCTCTGTATATAGTCATTATTCCTTCACTGTACAAAGCTTGTTATCTTTAATCTGCAAGTAAATTCTATGCCTTCCAGCTCATTGGTTGGACACCACTGATAGAACTGAGAAACATCACTGAGAAAGACGGCATAGGTGCTCGGCTTATTGGGAAGATTGAGCCGTACCAGCCCCTTTCCTCTGTGAAGGATCGGAGTGCTCTCAGGTGGCTGCTCTTTTTACTCCCTTCCGAGGAAGACATTCTTCACCTCAAATGTACCATACACAACGTCACGAGTTTCGACAacaatatgaatgaatgaaactttTTGCAGATTGATCGAAGATGCAGAGGAGAAAGGCTTGATCACACCTGGCATCACAACGCTGCTGGGGGTCACGAGTGGTAATCTCGGCATCGGCGTGGCGTTCATTGCTGCTCAGAAAGGATACAAGTTCATCGCCCTCATGCCTGCTAAACTCTCGCTTGATAAGCAGATACTAATGCGATTCCTTGGCGTAGAAGTGGTATTAGTTGGTAAGGACCTGAGGTACCATGACCCTCATATCACGTGCCAGATGGTAACATCCTTGTCTCCTGCAGATGCTGTACAGCATGGATTCAAAGCTTTACTCGATAGGGTAGAACAGATGAAGAAGGATGTGGAAGATGTGTATGTTCTAGATCAATTCACCAACCCTGCAAATCCCGATGCCCACTTCAGATGGACTGGTAAGTGGTAACACAATCTATTTGAACTAAATTGGATGCAGTAGCAGTAGCGTTTGAGTAACTTTAGATTGTTTGACTATAAGGCCCAAAACTCAGTCGAAGACTATGAACTGACTAACTTATAAGATGTTGAAATAAATTGATGGATGATATGCAATAAATGTTGCTATGTGGTGTTGGCCTCTGCAGGATCACACTTCCATGCAACGTTCTACtctttatttgtattttattttatttttgagatTCCTGACTAAAAAAAGAACCTCGGCACTAATGCATCGAACTAAATATGTCCTTAGGACCTGAGATATGGAAAGATACAGCAGGCAAAGTGGACATATTTATAGCTGCTTCAGGTTCAGGCGGCACCATCACAGGCGTGGGGAGGTATCTCAAGACGAAGAACCCATTTGTAAAATTAATATGCGTTGAACCAGCTGAAAGTCCAGTGATTTCAGGCAAGAAACTACTACTACTATGATAAATATATTGAATAAATGATACTCCTGCTAGACATGCTTGGCTATGCTCATCAGTAACCTGGCTACCTTTCTTGGATTGTAACTCAGTAAGACCTTCCCTGCCTATGATCTGTAGGTGGCGAGCCAGCCTTCCACAACATCCTAGGAATAGGGCCAGGTTTTGTCCCAGAAATACTGGATAGATCCCAGATAGATGAAATTGTAACAGTAACTACTCAAGAAGCTATGGACATGGCTAGAAGGTTGGCAAGGGAAGAAGGGTTGCTTGTTGGCATATCTTCAGGCGCAAATGCAGCCGCCTGCTTAAAGGCAAGCTCTCTTTTTCAACAGTCTAGGATCTTTTCTCATTTGCAGATGCTACAGTGAATGCTATATAAATCCACTTATTATGCAGTCCTCTGATTCGGGTACTTCCTCATAGGTTGCATCAAGAGAGGAGAACAGGGGAAAGATGATTGTGACAATGTTTTCCAGTGGTGCAGAGAGGTATCTGAATTCAGAGCTCTTTGCGCAGGTGAAGGAAGAGTGCGTCAACATCAACATGACCTTCTGATGTTCAGGTCGAGGCAATGACAGCTTAGGGATGATCCAGAAGGGTAGTCTTATCATAATACCAGATACTGTTTAATAATTAAGAGATGAAAGAAAACACGCTAGTGTCATAAGTACAAACCATATGGTTGCAGGTTACAGAGGATAGCGGTATAATACTATGGTTGAGGAATCACCTCAAACACACTATGGTTGATCCATCATGAGCCCTCATTTGTACTAGCCTTACGCTTGTATGAAGGATGACATGGTGATATAGACCAACCCATTGCATTCCTCGAAGTGAGTTAAGTTCAGAGCTAGAATCTCATGGTCCATTCGGTATTAATTACTAAAACCAAACACCCATACTTGTCCATCACCATACTGTTGATATAaaagaaacattttttttgcagtATAAAACAAATCAAATTTACTGAGACATCCAGTTAACCTTCTGGTATTCTGCCCAACATGCAACGACGAGGGTGACCCTAACTGTCACATGACCTAGCATGGTTACATAGTTCCAACTTCCATGGCTGGGATCACTTGAAGCAGGGCCGTCCTCAGAAATTGGGGGCCCTGCGCGTCTGCAATTAGGCCCTAAGTATGGAAAAGGTAGTTGTAGCTGTGTGCATCGcaatgatgcagaggccagggattAAGCCTCCTTTTCGGGAAAAAGAGAAAAATTATTTATCATGCTAGTAATACAATTTTATGCAAGAATTATATCTTGCCAAAAGGCAACTCTTCGAACCCTTaataattactccctctgtaaacaaatataagatgttttcagAGGGAGTACTAAACTAATTTTTACTTGAAAAGCGGCATCCTTCTGGCATTTAATTACACAGTTTCTTCCACCTAGTTGCTGCAATTGTCAACTGGGAATAGAGGAAATAATACCAGGCGAGTTCGACGGATATCCATGAAAGAATAGGGCAACATTATTGCTAATGTGATTCTCTAAGAGCAACTCCATCAGGGCCCCTAAACACAGCCCCCAAACAGTTTTGGGGGGCTAAGGCCAAAAAATCGGCTCCAGCAAGGCCCCTACTGTTTGAAAGGAGGTTAAACCAAAAATTCAGCTTCGGCAGGACCCCTACTGTTTGAAGGAAGATGCCGGATGAGTCCAGGAATAACAAAAAGCTTTCATCTCCTGTTTGAAAGGAATCTCGACTAGTCTTATGAAGAGAGGAGGAAACCTTGAGTAGTGTGGCCAGGAGACCTGCTGGTCAAGCGAGTACTCCAAAATGTGTGGATGCCCCCCCACCCCACCGTGGCCCATCTTCTTTATTGACGCGTCAATGGCGGGCTTACGCCTGCCTGAACATATATTAATAATCACCAGCCAATTAGAAAAGCAGAGTAGAGATAcaaagaggggggagggggctaCAAGGACAGGGTGATAATTAAGCTAAAATCTCGCAGTGATACAACATGGAGCCCGAGTCCCTCTCTAACCAGAGCCCCGTGAGTTCCTCTTCCTTCCAACCAAAATCCAGCTTCTTCCTGTTCTTTACAACAATACTGGTATTTCTGCTGCCCAAATCTTGCCTATACAGTGCACAAACCAATCTGGTGATGAACTCCAAATCCTACTGGGACCAAAAATCCATGGATTCCTCTTGCTTTCAACCAAAATGCTCCAGCTTCTTCCTGTTATTCACAATACTGCTGTCTCTGCTGCCCAGATCTTCTTGCCTACAGTTCACAAACCAATCTGGTGATGAACACCAAATCCTCCTGGGACTCGAGAGATATTGGGGGAGATCACCTGTGCTTGGCAGATGGACCTCACTTCTTCTAACCACTGTAAATGGGGAGGAGTTACATGCAAAGATGGTTTGGTCACTGCCATTTCCCTTCCACGGCAAACCTTTAGGAAACCAATCCCACCGTCCCTTTGCCTCCTCAAGAATCTTACCTACTTGGACCTCTCCTACAATAACTTCTCCACTTCATTCCCTACCATACTCTACAATTGCTCCAATCTGAAGTACCTAGACCTTTCCAACAATGCCTTTGGTGGGAAACTCGCAGCTGACATAAACAGTTTATCAGCAAAGCTCGAGCATCTCAACTTATCAAGCAATCGTATCATGGGGGAAATTCCACCATCGATTGGATGGTTTCCAAAGCTCAAGTCGCTGCTCCTCGACACCAACCAGTTTGACGGAAGTTATCCAGCAAAGGACATCAGCAATCTGGCCAACCTCGAGGTGCTGACACTAGCGGAAAATCCATTTCTGCCAGCTCCAtttcaagttgagcttggcaagtTGACACGCCTCACATACTTGT
This window contains:
- the LOC123127339 gene encoding cysteine synthase isoform X2, translated to MEPQEGRKGIPSLLSSQGECIATNITQLIGWTPLIELRNITEKDGIGARLIGKIEPYQPLSSVKDRSALRLIEDAEEKGLITPGITTLLGVTSGNLGIGVAFIAAQKGYKFIALMPAKLSLDKQILMRFLGVEVVLVDAVQHGFKALLDRVEQMKKDVEDVYVLDQFTNPANPDAHFRWTGPEIWKDTAGKVDIFIAASGSGGTITGVGRYLKTKNPFVKLICVEPAESPVISGGEPAFHNILGIGPGFVPEILDRSQIDEIVTVTTQEAMDMARRLAREEGLLVGISSGANAAACLKVASREENRGKMIVTMFSSGAERYLNSELFAQVKEECVNINMTF
- the LOC123127339 gene encoding cysteine synthase isoform X1 — encoded protein: MEPQEGRKGIPSLLSSQGECIATNITQLIGWTPLIELRNITEKDGIGARLIGKIEPYQPLSSVKDRSALRLIEDAEEKGLITPGITTLLGVTSGNLGIGVAFIAAQKGYKFIALMPAKLSLDKQILMRFLGVEVVLVGKDLRYHDPHITCQMVTSLSPADAVQHGFKALLDRVEQMKKDVEDVYVLDQFTNPANPDAHFRWTGPEIWKDTAGKVDIFIAASGSGGTITGVGRYLKTKNPFVKLICVEPAESPVISGGEPAFHNILGIGPGFVPEILDRSQIDEIVTVTTQEAMDMARRLAREEGLLVGISSGANAAACLKVASREENRGKMIVTMFSSGAERYLNSELFAQVKEECVNINMTF